CGGCCTCAACATCGGGTCCCGGACGCCCGCCGAGATCGCCGTCGCGACGCTCGCCGGGCTGATAGCCGACCGCAACGGGCGGCCCGGCGGCTTCGGATTCTGACCGCCGCACCGGCCGGATTTTCGGCAACGCCGCAGGTCACCGCATAGGATGGTGCGGCGCAACGGTTCTGTCGGTGGGGCGGTCTACGGTCGGGACGAACGGGCGGCCGCCGGCCCGCGCCGCCGCGAGGTAGACAACGCCGAGCGAAGGTGACGACCATGCCAGCCGACTCCGTACCAGCCGACCGCACGCCGGCCGACCGCGTGCCGACGAAGGGTCCCGCGGCCACCGGCACCGCCGTGGACGATCGCGAGTTCCTCGACCAGGCCGACCCGTACCGGCGCGAACTCCTCGCGCACTGCTACCGGATGCTCGGGTCCATCCACGACGCCGAAGACCTCGTGCAGGAGACGTACCTGCGCGCCTGGAAGTCCTACGAGCGGTTCGAGGGCCGGTCCTCGCTGCGGACGTGGCTGTACCGCATCGCCACGAACGCGTGCCTCACCGCGATCGACCAGCGCGGCAACCGGCCCATGCCGTCCGGGCTCGGCGCGCCGAGCGACGAACCCGAACGTCCCGTCGTGGCGTCCCCCGAGGTGCCGTGGCTGGAACCCGCCCCCGACACCGTCGTCGCCGCGGACGCCGCCGACCCGGCCGCCATCGTCGCCGCCCGGGAGAGCACCCGGCTCGCGTTCGTCGCCGCGCTGCAGCACCTGCCCGCCAAGCAGCGGGTCGTGCTGCTCCTGCGGGACGTGCTGAAGTGGCGGGCCGCCGAGGTCGCCGAGCTGCTCGGCACCAGCACCGCCGCCGTCAACAGCGCCCTGCAGCGCGCCCGGGAACGGCTGGAGCAGGACGGTCCCGCCCGCGACGAGCTCGTCGAGCCCGCCGACCCGTCCGTCCGCGAGCTCCTCGACCGCTACGCCAAGGCGTTCGAGGACGCCGACATCACGGCGCTCCTCGAACTGTTCAAGCAGGACGCCGTCTGGGAGATGCCGCCGTTCCCCGAGTGGTTCACCGGCGCCGACGTCATCGTGCGGCTCGTCATCGCGCAGTGCGGCCCCGAGCCGGGGGAGCTGCGCATGGTCCCGGCCGCCGCGAACGGCCAGCCCGCGTTCGGCCTCTACCGCCGGGACGAGGACGGGGTGCACCGGCCGTACCACCTGCAGGTCCTCTCGATCACGGCCGACGGCGTCGCGCATGTCTCCGCGTTCTTCGACACGTCCCTGTTCCCGCTGTTCGGCCTCCCGGAAAGT
The nucleotide sequence above comes from Actinomadura algeriensis. Encoded proteins:
- a CDS encoding sigma-70 family RNA polymerase sigma factor — protein: MPADSVPADRTPADRVPTKGPAATGTAVDDREFLDQADPYRRELLAHCYRMLGSIHDAEDLVQETYLRAWKSYERFEGRSSLRTWLYRIATNACLTAIDQRGNRPMPSGLGAPSDEPERPVVASPEVPWLEPAPDTVVAADAADPAAIVAARESTRLAFVAALQHLPAKQRVVLLLRDVLKWRAAEVAELLGTSTAAVNSALQRARERLEQDGPARDELVEPADPSVRELLDRYAKAFEDADITALLELFKQDAVWEMPPFPEWFTGADVIVRLVIAQCGPEPGELRMVPAAANGQPAFGLYRRDEDGVHRPYHLQVLSITADGVAHVSAFFDTSLFPLFGLPESA